One Pseudodesulfovibrio senegalensis DNA segment encodes these proteins:
- a CDS encoding HD-GYP domain-containing protein, producing MIKKISVDELAPGMEVVQLSADVWQQLPYLYTKPGIIKDEAEVRRIRAKGFLQAFIRLAPAPENARLSDEERLEKLLRTREEHLKRKPRAPFVKTIEKARKAYAKALDQTKRIITDVKMGRQVDYRSSAEALDGVIESAIQNADTIVCLSKLSRYDSYTYSHSINVAAIAVVFGEYVGLSREELTTLGVAGMLHDLGKTAISNRIINKRGRLTRSEFEEIKKHPVYGLNILKKAREMPPAVLRAVEEHHEKFNGSGYPHGLSKDDISVFGRILSMADVYDALTSDRSYKNAILPNKALAIMYGMRDQDFSAREVQLFIKCLGIFPSGSLVRLSTGNYGVVFESNPEKPLLPKIKVILDEDLSPIPAKLVDLAVPDNGSALKIVDCADPAQYQINLRPYFHSREERPPLEGMD from the coding sequence ATGATAAAAAAGATCTCCGTGGACGAACTCGCACCGGGAATGGAAGTCGTTCAGCTCAGCGCAGACGTATGGCAACAACTTCCGTACCTGTACACCAAACCCGGCATCATCAAGGATGAGGCCGAGGTTCGACGCATTCGCGCCAAGGGTTTCCTGCAGGCCTTCATCAGGCTTGCCCCGGCCCCGGAGAACGCCCGGCTTTCCGACGAAGAGCGGCTTGAAAAGCTGCTGCGCACCCGCGAGGAGCACCTCAAACGCAAGCCCCGTGCCCCTTTTGTCAAAACCATTGAAAAAGCGCGCAAGGCATATGCCAAGGCCCTTGACCAGACCAAGCGGATCATCACGGATGTGAAAATGGGACGGCAGGTGGACTACCGTTCCTCGGCCGAAGCCCTGGACGGGGTCATCGAATCCGCCATCCAGAACGCCGACACCATCGTCTGCCTGTCCAAGCTCTCACGCTATGACTCCTATACCTATTCCCACAGCATCAACGTGGCGGCCATCGCCGTTGTTTTCGGGGAATACGTCGGACTTTCACGCGAGGAACTGACCACGCTGGGCGTTGCGGGCATGCTGCACGATCTGGGCAAGACCGCCATCTCCAACAGGATCATCAACAAGCGGGGTCGACTGACCCGCAGCGAATTCGAGGAAATCAAGAAGCATCCGGTCTACGGGCTGAACATCCTGAAAAAAGCCAGGGAAATGCCGCCGGCCGTGTTGCGCGCCGTGGAGGAGCACCACGAAAAATTCAACGGTTCCGGCTATCCGCACGGCCTTTCCAAAGACGACATCAGCGTATTCGGACGCATACTGAGCATGGCCGACGTATACGACGCCCTGACCAGCGACCGTTCCTACAAGAACGCCATTCTGCCCAACAAGGCGCTGGCCATCATGTACGGCATGCGCGACCAGGATTTCAGCGCCCGGGAGGTACAGCTGTTCATCAAATGCCTGGGCATCTTCCCGTCCGGCAGTTTGGTGCGGCTGAGCACAGGCAATTACGGCGTGGTCTTTGAAAGCAACCCGGAAAAGCCCCTGCTCCCCAAGATCAAGGTCATTCTGGACGAGGATCTGAGCCCGATTCCGGCAAAGCTGGTGGATCTGGCCGTTCCGGACAACGGCAGCGCACTGAAGATAGTTGATTGTGCCGACCCGGCGCAGTACCAGATCAACCTGCGCCCCTATTTTCATTCACGCGAGGAACGGCCCCCGCTGGAAGGCATGGACTGA
- the amrA gene encoding AmmeMemoRadiSam system protein A, translating into MPDFHLFLNDDEKKYLKELVTKSIADQFDGRDELPEAPKSEVLKRTLGAFVTLKIDGHLRGCIGNVQGTGQLFTTIWEMARAAAFHDPRFPALTREELDKVEVEISILGPIQECHSPHQIQVGVHGLIVSRGNKSGLLLPQVATENGWNSETFLAQTCAKAGLAADAWNKVGSTLFWFEAVVF; encoded by the coding sequence ATGCCTGATTTCCATCTTTTTCTGAATGACGACGAAAAGAAATATCTCAAGGAACTGGTCACAAAGTCCATCGCCGACCAGTTCGATGGCCGCGACGAATTGCCGGAAGCACCAAAATCCGAAGTGCTCAAGCGGACACTGGGCGCATTCGTGACCCTCAAGATCGACGGCCACCTCCGGGGCTGCATCGGCAATGTGCAGGGCACGGGCCAGCTCTTCACCACCATATGGGAAATGGCGCGCGCAGCGGCCTTTCACGATCCGCGTTTCCCGGCCCTGACCCGGGAGGAACTGGATAAGGTCGAAGTGGAAATCTCCATCCTCGGCCCGATTCAGGAATGCCATTCCCCGCACCAAATTCAGGTGGGCGTGCACGGCCTGATTGTTTCACGCGGAAACAAGAGCGGCCTCCTTCTGCCGCAGGTGGCCACGGAAAACGGCTGGAATTCTGAGACCTTCCTCGCCCAGACGTGCGCCAAGGCAGGCCTTGCCGCGGACGCATGGAACAAGGTCGGTTCCACCCTGTTCTGGTTCGAGGCCGTGGTTTTCTAG
- a CDS encoding MFS transporter — MHARKHERGLWAWAMYDWANAGFCTLVQTFVFAAYFTRSVAADQATGTALWGNTMGIAGLFIGVGGPLLGALADSSGRRKPWIGAFTLLCVSATALLWFVRPAQEYVLPAMVLVCVGTIGSEYANIFYNAMLPDLTERSRMGRWSGWGWGMGYAGGLVCLVLALYGFVDKNAFISLPRTNAEHVRATMLLSALWYLGFSLPLFLKTPDTPYTGRSPRQAVGNALRQLRSSLVRIREYRHIALFLLARMFYNDGLTTMFAFGGIYAAGTFGMPASEVILFGIGLNVTAGLGAAFFAWLDDTSGPKTVITGALLGLIGCGLAMLTVQTKLMFWIFGLLLGIFVGPVQASSRTWLAHAAPPGLRTQMFGLFALSGKLTSFAGPLLVGWLTLASGSQRVGMAAVIALFVAGFALMAMVPRAKNTHQTVPGRDDNA, encoded by the coding sequence ATGCACGCTCGAAAACACGAACGCGGCCTGTGGGCCTGGGCCATGTACGATTGGGCCAACGCCGGCTTCTGCACACTGGTGCAGACCTTCGTGTTCGCAGCCTATTTCACGCGCTCGGTGGCAGCGGATCAGGCCACAGGCACGGCCCTGTGGGGCAATACCATGGGCATCGCCGGGCTGTTCATCGGCGTTGGCGGGCCGCTGTTGGGCGCGCTGGCCGATTCCTCGGGCCGCCGGAAACCGTGGATCGGCGCGTTCACCCTGCTCTGCGTCTCGGCCACGGCCCTGCTCTGGTTCGTGCGTCCGGCGCAGGAATACGTGCTCCCGGCAATGGTACTGGTCTGCGTGGGCACCATCGGCTCGGAGTACGCCAACATCTTTTACAACGCCATGCTCCCGGACCTGACCGAACGTTCGCGCATGGGCCGCTGGTCCGGCTGGGGCTGGGGCATGGGCTATGCGGGCGGGCTGGTCTGCCTCGTGCTGGCCCTGTATGGCTTTGTGGACAAAAATGCGTTCATAAGCCTGCCCAGAACCAACGCCGAGCACGTGCGGGCCACCATGCTGCTTTCCGCGCTCTGGTATCTGGGGTTCAGCCTGCCCCTGTTCCTGAAAACGCCGGACACGCCATATACCGGACGCAGTCCGCGTCAGGCCGTGGGCAATGCCCTGCGCCAATTGCGCTCTTCATTGGTCCGGATCCGGGAATACAGGCATATTGCACTTTTCCTGCTGGCGCGCATGTTTTACAATGACGGACTGACAACCATGTTCGCCTTCGGGGGCATCTATGCGGCCGGGACCTTCGGCATGCCTGCCAGCGAGGTCATCCTTTTCGGCATCGGCCTGAACGTGACAGCCGGGCTGGGCGCGGCGTTTTTCGCATGGCTGGACGACACGTCCGGCCCCAAAACCGTGATCACGGGGGCGCTTCTGGGCCTGATCGGCTGCGGCCTGGCCATGCTCACGGTGCAGACCAAATTGATGTTCTGGATTTTCGGTCTGTTACTCGGTATATTCGTAGGCCCGGTGCAGGCATCCAGCCGCACGTGGCTGGCCCATGCGGCCCCGCCCGGGCTGCGCACCCAAATGTTCGGGCTGTTTGCGCTCTCCGGCAAACTGACCAGCTTTGCCGGCCCGCTGCTCGTGGGATGGCTCACACTGGCCTCCGGCAGTCAACGCGTGGGCATGGCCGCGGTCATTGCGCTCTTTGTTGCCGGATTTGCGCTCATGGCCATGGTGCCCCGGGCAAAAAACACACACCAAACCGTTCCAGGGAGGGACGACAATGCCTGA
- a CDS encoding flagellar brake protein, with product MAGVNLELALGNDLVVMLPGRSGGFRGTIVGFDPYEYIVANVRLPQSVRAGLSYRDEIVIKYLHEGTVYGFRSNILNHITRPAPLIFFVYPDSIEKLDLRQASRFNCSIDGTVYTMEGKGYDCLILNVSETGCMVAASVNARDPLNTIDVGQDMLVAMQLGNLGTLKLPIAVKNVSKEKGTLRFGSMFLDINEEERELLVRYVEKIERLSQ from the coding sequence ATGGCCGGCGTGAACCTCGAACTCGCTCTCGGAAACGACCTCGTGGTCATGCTTCCGGGTCGTTCCGGCGGGTTTCGGGGAACCATCGTGGGGTTCGATCCCTACGAATACATCGTGGCCAACGTCCGGCTGCCCCAATCCGTGCGCGCCGGCCTGTCCTACCGGGATGAAATCGTCATCAAATACCTGCACGAAGGCACTGTTTACGGCTTCCGGTCCAACATCCTCAACCACATCACACGGCCCGCTCCGCTCATTTTCTTCGTCTATCCGGACAGCATAGAAAAGCTGGACCTGCGCCAGGCCTCGCGCTTCAACTGCAGCATCGACGGAACCGTATACACCATGGAAGGCAAGGGCTATGATTGCCTCATCCTCAACGTCAGCGAAACGGGCTGCATGGTGGCCGCGTCCGTGAACGCGCGCGACCCGCTTAACACCATCGACGTGGGCCAGGACATGCTCGTGGCCATGCAACTGGGCAATCTCGGCACGCTCAAGCTGCCCATTGCCGTGAAAAACGTTTCCAAGGAAAAGGGAACCCTCCGTTTCGGTTCCATGTTTCTGGACATAAACGAAGAAGAAAGGGAACTGCTCGTCAGGTACGTGGAAAAGATCGAGCGGCTCAGCCAATAG
- the cbiE gene encoding precorrin-6y C5,15-methyltransferase (decarboxylating) subunit CbiE — protein sequence MFFKEPVLVLGLRPGDLSLVPEARDMLSSAALVVGGRRLLDACPHVWCPEAERLAVTSPLSAVLETVRSVAESGRRVVVLADGDPLFFGIGKALARELGRENLRVLPSLTTVQLAAARLGVSWERTAFVSLHGRSDYTPLFAALVHSDTIAVFTDHDNGPAEVARAMLERGADGFLMTVLEDIGTEQEQVRQLGLQETWGMEFSALNIVFLEREYPPELTLHLGIPDHFYLHQRGLITKLPVRAAGLSLLGVEPCSVVWDLGAGCGSVAIEASHLARTGHVYAVERDKTRAAMIRENQRRTGAWMVEVVHGTMPDCLAPLPDPDRIFIGGGLGGESNQGAGLLQTACDRLKSGGRMVLHCILLDTLLEARASMEKQGWQFGVTQLQANASDRLAGDLRFKAQNPVFILWAKKP from the coding sequence ATGTTCTTCAAGGAACCCGTATTGGTGCTGGGCCTGCGCCCCGGCGATTTGTCCCTTGTGCCCGAGGCTCGCGACATGCTGTCGTCCGCCGCTTTGGTGGTGGGCGGGCGCAGGTTGCTGGACGCCTGTCCGCATGTGTGGTGCCCGGAGGCCGAGCGGCTGGCCGTAACCTCGCCGCTTTCCGCGGTGCTGGAAACCGTGCGCTCTGTGGCGGAATCCGGCAGGCGCGTGGTGGTGCTGGCGGACGGTGATCCGCTGTTTTTCGGCATAGGCAAGGCTCTTGCCCGCGAGTTGGGGCGCGAGAATCTGCGCGTTTTGCCCTCGCTGACCACCGTGCAGCTGGCCGCGGCTCGGCTCGGCGTGAGCTGGGAGCGGACCGCCTTTGTTTCCCTGCACGGGCGCAGCGACTACACGCCGCTTTTTGCCGCGTTGGTGCATTCGGACACCATTGCCGTGTTCACGGATCACGACAACGGACCGGCCGAAGTGGCCCGGGCCATGCTGGAGCGTGGCGCGGACGGCTTTCTCATGACCGTGCTCGAGGATATCGGCACCGAACAGGAACAGGTGCGTCAACTCGGGCTTCAGGAAACATGGGGCATGGAATTTTCGGCCCTGAATATCGTTTTTCTGGAGCGGGAGTATCCGCCGGAATTGACGCTGCATCTCGGGATTCCCGATCATTTTTATCTGCACCAGCGTGGGCTGATTACCAAATTGCCCGTGCGCGCGGCCGGGCTTTCCCTGCTGGGCGTGGAGCCGTGCTCGGTGGTCTGGGATCTCGGTGCCGGGTGCGGGTCCGTGGCCATCGAGGCTTCGCATCTGGCGCGTACCGGGCATGTGTATGCCGTGGAGCGCGACAAGACCCGCGCGGCCATGATTCGCGAGAACCAGCGCCGCACCGGGGCGTGGATGGTGGAGGTGGTGCATGGAACCATGCCCGATTGCCTTGCGCCGTTGCCCGATCCGGACCGGATTTTCATCGGCGGCGGGCTTGGCGGCGAGTCCAATCAGGGTGCGGGCCTGTTGCAGACCGCTTGCGACCGTCTCAAGTCCGGGGGGCGCATGGTGCTGCACTGCATCCTGCTGGACACCCTGCTGGAGGCGCGTGCGTCCATGGAAAAGCAGGGCTGGCAGTTCGGGGTCACCCAGCTGCAGGCCAATGCCTCGGATCGGCTGGCCGGAGATTTGCGTTTCAAGGCGCAGAATCCGGTATTTATTCTTTGGGCAAAGAAGCCGTGA